The proteins below are encoded in one region of Glandiceps talaboti chromosome 17, keGlaTala1.1, whole genome shotgun sequence:
- the LOC144448691 gene encoding trans-aconitate 2-methyltransferase-like → MNFSNQSGLSYVQLRSTQLDKFWKFLAERIDWKEDDVVLDIGCGTGSFTKLIADRGNIKSITGYDISPAFIAVAKKEENNTEGKTIYEVGDARDAKTLKSEWKNAFSKAICIATFQFIDEKEAFLRNVCDCLKPGGVFFMRFHHGNVLGTLETLCKEMSANPKWKALSQGFNYDKIEAMLFRGTIKEFTDMVLACGFSEAKVEETFFYNYAVLSEEGHKEYISVQFGQLKYIPEDKKKKYIDETYNRFQEIAPKTDDGKLAWRGPTWTLTAKK, encoded by the exons ATGAATTTCTCTAACCAGTCTGGGTTGTCTTATGTACAACTACGTAGTACTCAGCTTGACAAATTTTGGAAATTTCTGGCAGAACGCATTGATTGGAAGGAGGATGATGTTGTTTTGGATATCGGCTGTGGAACTGGGTCATTCACTAAACTCATTGCAGATAGAggcaatataaaatctatcacag GGTACGATATTTCACCCGCGTTTATAGCAGTTGCCAAGAAGGAGGAAAACAACACAGAGGGCAAGACCATCTATGAAGTTGGTGACGCCAGAGATGCTAAGACTTTAAAATCAGAATGGAAGAACGCCTTTAGCAAAGCAATCTGTATAGCTACGTTCCAGTTTATTGACGAGAAGGAAGCGTTCTTGAGGAACGTTTGCGACTGTCTTAAACCAGGAGGTGTGTTTTTTATGAGATTTCACCATGGTAACGTGCTCGGTACATTGGAAACCCTTTGCAAGGAAATGTCAGCTAATCCAAAATGGAAGGCTCTATCACAG GGCTTCAACTACGACAAAATTGAAGCGATGCTGTTTCGTGGGACCATAAAGGAGTTTACTGACATGGTACTGGCGTGTGGATTTTCTGAGGCTAAAGTTGAAGAAACTTTCTTCTACAATTATGCTGTTTTGTCTGAAGAGGGACATAAAG AATATATCAGTGTACAGTTTGGTCAACTCAAATACATACCAGAAgataagaagaaaaaatatattgatgaaACATACAACAGATTTCAAGAAATTGCTCCAAAAACAGACGATGGCAAACTAGCTTGGCGAGGGCCAACATGGACCCTCACTGCTAAGAAGTGA